In Dioscorea cayenensis subsp. rotundata cultivar TDr96_F1 chromosome 11, TDr96_F1_v2_PseudoChromosome.rev07_lg8_w22 25.fasta, whole genome shotgun sequence, a single genomic region encodes these proteins:
- the LOC120272025 gene encoding AT-hook motif nuclear-localized protein 10-like has product MDPREPSKMNSPEPPGMMVGSNPFGPVPTNSMAMPQSSVGMMMPGMRLSFNHIPPNVSKSLDSPSSLFHGDGMQGIRPGMLNMGVEPVKRKRGRPRKYGPDGSMALALSPMPSAPTYSNNQQSESTGKRRGRPPGSGKKQQLNALGSAGFSFTPHVITVKSGEDVASKILAFSQQGPRTVCILSANGIVCNVTLRQSSTSGGTVTFEGRFEIISLSGSYLLTENGGTRSRTGGLSIALAGPDGRVLGGGVAGMLMAAGPVQVVVGSFIAEGKKQKSEGLNIDPSSAPPQITGFSAPSVASPPSQGTSSESSDDSAGSPIENRVNCNNAMPPVHNMLYNPMGWPHPANQIRHDAERKMMP; this is encoded by the exons ATGGACCCTAGAGAACCTTCAAAAATGAATTCACCAGAGCCTCCTGGCATGATGGTGGGTTCTAATCCTTTCGGCCCGGTGCCGACTAATTCGATGGCGATGCCGCAGAGCTCTGTAGGGATGATGATGCCGGGAATGCGGCTCTCTTTTAACCACATACCACCTAATGTGTCAAAGTCCTTAGACTCTCCTAGCTCTTTGTTCCATGGCGATGGAATGCAGGGAATTAGGCCTGGTATGCTGAACATGGGCGTAGAGCCGGTGAAGAGGAAGAGAGGTAGACCGAGGAAATACGGACCGGATGGCAGTATGGCATTGGCTTTATCTCCGATGCCTTCAGCTCCAACTTACTCCAACAATCAACAATCAGAATCAACGGGTAAAAGGCGTGGCCGCCCACCGGGGTCGGGAAAGAAGCAACAGCTTAATGCCTTAG GTTCTGCAGGGTTTTCTTTTACTCCGCATGTCATTACTGTTAAATCTGGAGAG GATGTTGCTTCAAAGATTTTGGCCTTTTCACAGCAAGGTCCTCGCACAGTATGCATTCTCTCGGCTAATGGCATTGTTTGTAATGTTACTCTTCGACAATCTTCAACTTCTGGTGGGACTGTGACTTTTGAG GGTCGCTTTGAGATCATCTCTCTTTCAGGCTCTTATTTGCTCACAGAGAATGGTGGCACTCGAAGTAGAACTGGGGGTTTGAGCATCGCTTTAGCTGGGCCAGATGGTCGCGTACTCGGAGGTGGTGTAGCCGGAATGCTTATGGCAGCAGGCCCTGTGCAG GTTGTGGTGGGTAGTTTCATAGCAGAAGGAAAGAAGCAGAAGTCTGAAGGACTGAACATCGACCCTTCATCAGCGCCACCGCAAATCACAGGCTTCAGCGCACCATCGGTTGCAAGCCCACCGTCGCAGGGCACCTCAAGCGAATCATCCGATGACTCTGCAGGAAGCCCAATCGAAAACAGAGTAAACTGCAACAACGCAATGCCTCCAGTGCACAATATGCTGTACAATCCCATGGGATGGCCTCACCCGGCAAATCAGATTCGGCATGACGCTGAGCGAAAGATGATGCCTTAA